In a genomic window of Myxococcus fulvus:
- a CDS encoding sensor histidine kinase, producing the protein MRLYQQLVLFMLAATVLPLAAVGFLLLSRAEAELVARIDAEQRTQAAAAAEAVGSTLMEVVDALARSAELIDWQAATEAETVGGLRLLYGQSQAVSAVLKLDAQGQPVGAPVFRPRDTEGHPGFRETGLERMVGSVPVQQLRGGGKGQAALGGAYVHAESGRAAVAVAVKLAEGEDAPFALAEVVFGPLEAALRRRPPGALGRVDLVDEERRVLASSEPERRMMTLSPEVAAHLLAPTAPEPDVVRSFRLEDPPRRVSVARVSRGLRFDVVVEVDEAAALAPVRAMRRTVLFSIGGALFVLLGLGALFTRRLNRRLEDVVQGAEAFGRGELDKRVKVEGQDELSELANTFNRMGAELEAARARMLRWNDELRVRVDEATGELKSAQAQLLEAQKLAAVGQLGAGVAHEINNPLAGILGNVQLLMLDRGSADPDLDTLRKIEQSAKRCKEITQNLLRFSQQRERPDLRPVDLNAVVRDALSLTEHQILSDGVTLETKLAPGMGRVRADPGHLSQVVLALLSNARTAMMKSPTRRLTLRTGEREGRTFLEVEDTGKGIPADIRPRIFEPFFTTKDVWSNVGLGLSVSWRVVTEAGGTLSVRSEAGQGACFTVELPRA; encoded by the coding sequence GTGAGGCTCTACCAGCAGCTGGTCCTGTTCATGCTCGCGGCGACGGTGTTGCCGCTGGCCGCCGTCGGCTTCCTGTTGCTGTCGCGCGCGGAGGCGGAGCTCGTCGCCCGCATCGACGCGGAGCAACGCACGCAGGCCGCCGCGGCGGCGGAGGCCGTGGGCTCCACCCTCATGGAGGTGGTGGACGCGCTGGCGCGCTCCGCGGAGCTCATCGACTGGCAGGCCGCCACGGAGGCGGAGACGGTGGGCGGCCTGAGGCTGCTCTACGGCCAGTCCCAGGCCGTGAGCGCGGTGCTCAAGCTGGACGCGCAGGGCCAGCCCGTGGGCGCGCCCGTGTTCCGACCTCGGGACACCGAGGGGCATCCCGGCTTCCGCGAGACGGGGCTCGAGCGGATGGTGGGCTCGGTGCCGGTGCAGCAGCTGCGGGGTGGTGGCAAGGGACAGGCGGCGCTCGGCGGCGCGTACGTGCACGCGGAGAGCGGCCGCGCGGCGGTGGCCGTCGCGGTGAAGCTGGCCGAGGGCGAGGACGCGCCGTTCGCGCTGGCGGAGGTCGTCTTCGGTCCGCTGGAGGCCGCGCTGCGCCGCCGTCCCCCGGGCGCGCTGGGCCGGGTGGACCTGGTGGACGAGGAGCGCCGGGTGCTCGCCAGCTCCGAGCCCGAGCGGCGGATGATGACGCTCTCACCGGAGGTCGCCGCGCACCTGCTCGCGCCCACGGCGCCGGAGCCGGACGTGGTGCGCAGCTTCCGGCTGGAGGACCCGCCGCGCCGGGTGAGCGTGGCCCGCGTGTCGCGCGGCCTGCGCTTCGACGTGGTGGTGGAGGTGGACGAGGCCGCGGCGCTGGCGCCCGTGCGGGCCATGCGGCGCACGGTGCTCTTCTCCATCGGCGGCGCGCTCTTCGTCCTGCTGGGCCTGGGCGCGCTCTTCACGCGGCGGCTCAACCGGCGGCTGGAGGACGTGGTCCAGGGCGCGGAGGCCTTCGGCCGGGGTGAGCTGGACAAGCGCGTGAAGGTGGAGGGGCAGGACGAGCTGAGCGAGCTGGCCAACACCTTCAACCGCATGGGTGCGGAGCTGGAGGCGGCCCGCGCGCGGATGCTGCGATGGAACGACGAGCTGCGCGTGCGCGTGGACGAGGCCACCGGCGAGCTCAAGAGCGCCCAGGCCCAGCTGCTCGAGGCGCAGAAGCTCGCGGCGGTGGGGCAGCTGGGCGCGGGCGTGGCGCACGAAATCAACAACCCGCTGGCCGGCATCCTCGGCAACGTGCAGCTGCTCATGCTGGACCGCGGCTCCGCGGACCCGGACCTGGATACGCTGCGGAAGATCGAGCAGAGCGCCAAGCGCTGCAAGGAGATCACCCAGAACCTGCTGCGCTTCTCCCAGCAGAGAGAGCGTCCGGACCTGCGCCCCGTGGACCTCAACGCCGTGGTGCGCGACGCGCTCAGCCTCACCGAGCACCAGATCCTCAGCGACGGCGTGACGCTGGAGACGAAGCTCGCGCCCGGGATGGGCCGCGTGCGCGCGGACCCCGGCCACCTGTCGCAGGTGGTGCTGGCCCTGTTGTCCAACGCGCGCACCGCGATGATGAAGTCCCCCACGCGCAGGCTCACGCTGCGCACCGGTGAGCGCGAGGGGCGCACGTTCCTGGAAGTGGAGGACACGGGGAAGGGCATCCCCGCGGACATCCGCCCGCGCATCTTCGAGCCCTTCTTCACCACGAAGGATGTGTGGTCCAACGTGGGGTTGGGCCTGAGCGTGTCGTGGCGCGTCGTGACGGAGGCGGGAGGCACGCTCAGCGTCCGCTCGGAAGCAGGGCAGGGAGCCTGCTTCACCGTGGAGCTGCCGAGGGCCTGA